The following proteins are co-located in the Desulfovibrio legallii genome:
- a CDS encoding D-sedoheptulose 7-phosphate isomerase: protein MHDTALETIAAHAAAGARLREEFFRLRAEDLRQAALRTAACLAGGGKVLFCGNGGSAADAQHLAAELVNRFLMDRPALPGLALTTDTSALTAIGNDLDFSRVFARQVEAFGRRGDVLVGISTSGNSPNVLAALEAARKAGLHTLGFTGNGGGAMAPLCDILLDVPHAGTPLIQETHIAAGHLLCQLTDYYLFENVAALQPLLGTASTTEV from the coding sequence ATGCACGACACCGCTCTGGAAACCATCGCCGCGCACGCGGCCGCCGGCGCGCGCCTGCGTGAAGAATTTTTTCGTTTGCGGGCAGAAGACCTGCGCCAGGCCGCCCTGCGCACGGCGGCCTGCCTGGCCGGCGGCGGCAAGGTGCTGTTCTGCGGCAACGGCGGCAGCGCGGCGGACGCGCAGCACCTGGCTGCGGAGCTGGTCAACCGCTTTCTTATGGACCGCCCAGCCCTGCCCGGTCTGGCCCTGACCACAGACACCTCCGCCCTCACCGCCATTGGCAACGACCTGGACTTCAGCCGGGTTTTCGCCCGTCAGGTGGAAGCCTTCGGCCGCAGGGGCGACGTGCTGGTGGGCATTTCCACCTCCGGCAACAGCCCCAACGTGCTGGCAGCGCTGGAGGCGGCCCGCAAGGCAGGGTTGCACACCCTGGGCTTTACGGGCAACGGCGGCGGGGCCATGGCGCCCCTGTGCGACATTCTGCTGGATGTGCCCCACGCGGGCACCCCGCTTATTCAGGAAACGCACATCGCCGCCGGCCATTTACTTTGCCAGTTGACGGACTATTATCTGTTTGAGAATGTGGCCGCTCTGCAACCCTTGCTGGGAACGGCCAGCACAACCGAGGTCTGA
- a CDS encoding NAD(+)/NADH kinase, which produces MKKPPSRNILLVCKARHAQALALGEEIGAWLRQQGHRASVITAEKDSPAYAQEDLSFVTVLGGDGTMLGVARRLVGRKVPVLGINFGRVGFLTDAQPEQWQDKLVECLHGDEPVRACMALTWSVTRQGKDLAHGHGVNDVVLSRGSLARLVSMEIAVNGVHMGALRSDGVIICTPIGSSGYSVSAGGPLLYPSMDALGLVPICPFLNTIAPMVFDGNTSVTIEILQGSTDCYLTADGQEGMLLERGDVVRVAGLPAAVQFMGEGTCFFERLRSRGFVLQGAPGGLSGGRA; this is translated from the coding sequence ATGAAAAAACCACCGAGTCGCAACATCCTTCTGGTCTGTAAGGCCCGCCACGCGCAGGCTTTGGCATTGGGCGAAGAAATCGGCGCCTGGTTGCGTCAGCAGGGGCACAGGGCCTCGGTTATCACGGCCGAGAAGGATTCCCCCGCCTATGCGCAAGAGGATCTGAGCTTTGTGACTGTGCTCGGCGGCGACGGCACCATGCTGGGTGTGGCGCGCAGGCTGGTGGGGCGCAAGGTGCCGGTGCTCGGCATCAATTTTGGACGGGTGGGCTTTTTGACCGACGCCCAGCCGGAGCAGTGGCAGGACAAGCTGGTGGAGTGTCTGCACGGAGACGAGCCCGTGCGCGCCTGTATGGCCCTGACCTGGTCCGTGACCCGCCAGGGGAAAGACCTGGCCCACGGCCACGGCGTCAACGATGTGGTGTTGAGCCGCGGCTCCCTGGCCCGGCTGGTGAGCATGGAAATTGCCGTCAACGGCGTGCACATGGGGGCCCTGCGCAGCGACGGCGTAATCATCTGTACGCCCATCGGCAGCTCCGGCTACAGCGTATCCGCGGGGGGGCCTTTGCTTTATCCCTCCATGGACGCTCTGGGTCTTGTGCCTATCTGCCCTTTTTTGAATACCATTGCCCCGATGGTGTTTGATGGGAATACGTCTGTGACCATAGAAATACTGCAGGGTTCCACCGACTGTTATCTCACGGCGGACGGCCAGGAAGGCATGCTGCTGGAGCGCGGCGACGTGGTGCGGGTGGCGGGGCTGCCCGCTGCTGTGCAGTTTATGGGTGAAGGCACCTGCTTTTTTGAGCGGTTGCGTTCCCGCGGATTTGTGCTGCAGGGCGCGCCCGGCGGACTGAGCGGGGGCAGGGCATGA